One genomic region from Proteus vulgaris encodes:
- a CDS encoding YkgJ family cysteine cluster protein: MSKHSNDFIYMQDNPCMHCGACCAYFRVSFYWAEMVSGGGVVPDELTEPLTPFLSCMKGTNSKKPRCDKLIGEVGECVSCSIYEQRPSPCREFQQSWVNGIPNEACDRARAAYGLPPLTHTILPHTA; this comes from the coding sequence GATTTTATTTATATGCAGGATAATCCCTGTATGCATTGTGGTGCTTGTTGCGCCTATTTTAGAGTTTCGTTCTATTGGGCAGAAATGGTAAGTGGTGGAGGTGTGGTTCCTGATGAATTAACAGAACCGTTAACACCTTTTCTCTCTTGCATGAAAGGAACCAACTCTAAAAAACCACGTTGTGACAAACTGATTGGTGAAGTGGGAGAATGTGTAAGCTGTTCCATCTACGAACAACGCCCTTCTCCTTGTCGTGAGTTTCAACAATCTTGGGTAAATGGTATTCCTAATGAAGCTTGTGATCGTGCAAGAGCGGCTTATGGTTTGCCTCCATTAACTCACACCATCTTGCCTCACACCGCGTAA
- a CDS encoding DUF1287 domain-containing protein produces MKISVLLLLTMPFSSAQAITSEQNKKLVEYATDLPRAVFYDSDYRKIDYPMGDVPAYKGVCSDVIIRSYRGIDIDLQKLLHEDIKANFSAYPSKRMWGLNKPDTNIDHRRVPNLEVFFTRKGKVKPITKNAEDYVPGDIVSWRLDNGRPHIGIVVNKKSWDNQRYLVMHNIGFGQVAEDVLFSWKITGHFTY; encoded by the coding sequence ATGAAAATTAGCGTTTTACTCTTACTCACTATGCCTTTTTCAAGTGCCCAAGCGATAACTTCAGAACAAAATAAAAAGCTGGTGGAGTACGCTACTGATTTACCAAGAGCCGTATTTTACGACTCTGATTATCGTAAAATAGATTACCCAATGGGAGATGTACCTGCTTATAAAGGGGTATGTAGTGATGTGATCATTCGTAGCTATCGTGGCATTGATATCGATTTACAAAAATTATTGCATGAAGATATTAAAGCAAATTTTTCAGCTTACCCAAGTAAACGGATGTGGGGATTAAATAAACCTGATACAAATATCGATCACCGCAGGGTTCCTAATTTAGAAGTCTTTTTCACACGCAAAGGAAAAGTAAAACCAATTACAAAAAATGCAGAAGATTATGTTCCAGGCGATATTGTTAGCTGGCGTTTAGATAATGGGCGACCTCATATTGGGATTGTCGTAAATAAGAAAAGCTGGGATAACCAACGCTATCTCGTTATGCATAATATCGGGTTTGGACAAGTCGCTGAAGACGTTTTATTTTCATGGAAAATAACCGGTCATTTTACCTACTAA